The Vibrio echinoideorum DNA window TATTCGTCAGAAACTGACAGAGTATGATTACCAAGAAGTGAAAGGCCCATTAATGATGGACCGTGTGCTTTGGGAACGCTCTGGTCACTGGGATAAGTACGCTGAAGCAATGTTCACTACTTCTTCTGAGAACCGTGAATACGCTATCAAGCCAATGAACTGTCCTGGTCATGTTCAAATCTTCAACCAAGGTTTGAAATCTTACCGTGATCTGCCGCTACGTATGGCTGAGTTCGGCTCATGTCACCGTAACGAGCCGTCTGGCGCACTTCACGGCATTATGCGTGTTCGTGGCTTCACTCAAGATGATGCTCACGTATTCTGTACTGAAGACCAAGTTCAACAAGAAGTGAAAGCTTGTATTGAAATGGTTTACGATACTTACACAACTTTCGGCTTCGATAGCATTGTTGTTAAGCTATCTACTCGTCCAGAACAACGTGTAGGTTCAGACGAAATGTGGGACCGTGCAGAGGCTGACCTTAAGCAAGCGCTAGAGGCAATGAACATTGCATACGAGATTCAAGAAGGCGAGGGTGCGTTCTACGGACCTAAGATTGAATTTACTTTGCATGATTGTTTGGACCGCGCTTGGCAATGTGGTACAGTGCAGCTCGATTTTGCATTACCAGAACGTTTAGGTGCTACTTACGTAGGTGAAGATAACGAGCGTCACACGCCAGTTATGATCCACCGCGCGATTTTAGGTTCACTAGAACGCTTCATCGGTATTCTTATTGAAGAATACGCTGGCTTCTTCCCAACGTGGTTGGCGCCAGAACAAGCAATTGTCATGGGCATTACGGACAAACAGTCTGAATATGTACAAGAAATTGCGAAAAAATTGCAAAAAAGTGGATTTAGAGTCAAAGCAGACTTGAGAAATGAGAAGATTGGCTTTAAAATCCGCGAACATACTTTGAAACGTGTACCGTTCATGCTTGTGTGTGGTGACCAAGAAATGGAAGCCGGCGAAATTGCAGTACGTACACGTAAAGGTAAGGACCTTGGCAAATTTAAAGTGGATGACTTTATTTCATACATCCAAGCCGAGGTTTCAAACCGTAAGCTCAATCTGGAGGAATAGCTATTAAAGGCGGAAGACGTGGCCAACAACCGGCCAAA harbors:
- the thrS gene encoding threonine--tRNA ligase produces the protein MPIITLPDGSQRQFDNPVSTLDVALSIGPGLAKATIAGRVDGERVDACDLIENDASLEIITAKDEVDGLEIVRHSCAHLLGHAIKQLFPEAKMAIGPTIDNGFYYDIDLEHSLTQEDLEKIEKRMKELAKTKYQVVKKKVSWQEARDAFEARGETYKIEILDENVSKDDRPGLYHHEEYIDMCRGPHVPHMGFCQHFTLLNVAGAYWRGNSDNKMLQRIYGTAFHDKKALKAHLVRLEEAAKRDHRKIGKHLDLFHMQQEAPGMVFWHHNGWTIFRELEVFIRQKLTEYDYQEVKGPLMMDRVLWERSGHWDKYAEAMFTTSSENREYAIKPMNCPGHVQIFNQGLKSYRDLPLRMAEFGSCHRNEPSGALHGIMRVRGFTQDDAHVFCTEDQVQQEVKACIEMVYDTYTTFGFDSIVVKLSTRPEQRVGSDEMWDRAEADLKQALEAMNIAYEIQEGEGAFYGPKIEFTLHDCLDRAWQCGTVQLDFALPERLGATYVGEDNERHTPVMIHRAILGSLERFIGILIEEYAGFFPTWLAPEQAIVMGITDKQSEYVQEIAKKLQKSGFRVKADLRNEKIGFKIREHTLKRVPFMLVCGDQEMEAGEIAVRTRKGKDLGKFKVDDFISYIQAEVSNRKLNLEE